From a region of the Salarias fasciatus chromosome 6, fSalaFa1.1, whole genome shotgun sequence genome:
- the scrn2 gene encoding secernin-2: MAEAPMSCDCFVSLPPGSRDDHVIFGKNSDRPRDEVQEVAHFPAASHPAGSTLECTFIRIPQVEQTHAVVLSKPAWMWGAEMGANECGVCIGNEAVWTREPVVPGEALLGMDLVRLGLERGDSARAALAVITGLLEQHGQGGQCREDPEPFSYHNTFLLADRSEAWVLETAGRLWAAQSVSEGVKNISNQLTIGTETSAEHPELRSVARAQGWWDGQADFDFSQVFGPENPPARMELAKQRYRGGTELLRHHNGAVTAEVMMSILRDKPSGICMDSGGFRTTGSMVSILPRDGSLPCVHFFTATPDPSRSIFKPFIFSDCCSAVPAVLSPSFGADDPVRKQPRFQSRVDRRHPLYRAHQEALESTDSKLDEGSALYELLRDLESQCLSEISALLSGDVPPDDLGDLFFDCVDAEIKFYQ; this comes from the exons ATGGCGGAGGCTCCCATGTCATGTGACTGTTTTGTCTCTTTGCCCCCCGGCTCTCGAGACGACCACGTCATCTTTGGGAAGAACTCGGACCGGCCCCGGGACGAGGTGCAGGAGGTGGCCCACTTCCCCGCTGCGAGCCACCCTGCAGGCTCCACACTGGAG TGCACCTTCATCCGGATCCCTCAGGTGGAGCAGACCCACGCCGTGGTGCTCAGTAAACCTGCCTGGATGTGGGGGGCTGAGATGGGGGCCAACGAGTGCGGGGTCTGCATCGGGAACGAGGCGGTGTGGACCCGGGAGCCGGTGGTCCCCGGCGAGGCCCTGCTGGGCATGGACCTGGTCCG GTTGGGTCTGGAGCGTGGGGACAGCGCCCGGGCGGCGCTGGCGGTGATCACGGGCCTGCTTGAGCAGCACGGCCAGGGCGGGCAGTGCCGGGAGGACCCGGAGCCCTTCAGCTACCACAACACCTTCCTGCTGGCCGACCGCAGCGAGGCCTGGGTGCTGGAGACCGCCGGCCGGCTGTGGGCGGCTCAGAGCGTCTCCG AGGGCGTGAAGAACATCTCCAACCAGCTGACCATCGGGACGGAGACGAGCGCCGAGCACCCGGAGCTGCGCAGCGTGGCCCGGGCTCAGGGCTGGTGGGACGGACAGGCGGACTTCGACTTCTCTCAGGTCTTCGGCCCAGAGAACCCCCCGGCCCGGATGGAGCTGGCCAAGCAGCGCTACCGGGGGGGCACGGAGCTGCTGCGGCACCACAACG GCGCCGTCACTGCCGAGGTGATGATGTCCATCCTGAGGGACAAACCCAGCGGCATCTGCATGGACTCCGGGGGCTTCCGCACCACCGGCAGCATGGTGTCCATCCTGCCCAGAGACGGCAGCCTGCCCTGCGTCCACTTCTTCACCGCCACGCCAGACCCGTCCAG GTCCATCTTCAAGCCCTTCATCTTCTCGGACTGCTGCAGCGCCGTCCCCGCCGTCCTCTCGCCGAGCTTCGGCGCCGACGACCCGGTCAGGAAGCAGCCGCGCTTCCAGAGCCGCGTGGACCGGAGACACCCGCTGTACAGGGCCCACCAGGAGGCGCTGGAGAGCACGGACAGCAAGCTG gacgAAGGTTCGGCCCTCTACGAGCTGCTGAGGGATCTGGAGTCCCAGTGTCTGAGCGAGATCTCGGCCCTGCTCAGCGGAGACGTCCCGCCAGACGACCTGGGCGACCTGTTCTTCGACTGCGTGGACGCAGAGATCAAGTTCTACCAGTGA